From the genome of Winogradskyella forsetii, one region includes:
- a CDS encoding beta strand repeat-containing protein, translating into MKTFTITLFLILSCFAFSQVGVGNTNPKASLDISASNTTTPTNEDGILIPRIDNFPTSNPSTDQDGMMVFVTGNGTAAKGFYYWNQATTSWNSIAGAKQINDLNDGKSDNDGSDDGSSLFLGVDAGANDDSSNNRNVGIGFQALQSNTFSWGNTAIGNQAMQANTSGMNNTATGAGSLSDNLSGVDNAAFGNTTLSANTSGSFNSAIGFAALNSNTNGNYNIALGYWTLLNNNSGDRNVALGSSSGYTNTTGSNNVFIGYQSGYFETGSEKLYIENSNSDSNNALIYGEFDNNILRTNGELQIGNPTITGYAFPSTDGTNGQVLTTDGSGNVSFQNTVGDGTGTDNQNLTAATLTGTTLNLGIQNGTGTSVNLASLTDDSDWVPVGANIERQSGDVYIGNTNATNNNIYISNNIIDWDDTNYYLNPDDMSVMDEIQFDNGTAADPSIFFKDINTGFFSPSNAVTAYSVNGNESFRIQNDGEISIGLIGATNYKFSLNSLINQNTIRIGNDVFSSDNFVDIYHSAQRGNAMNISVNDPYSLASRSGISVFNELGDTNVDIAKYATGSSNIYGLEIYIPEDIVGTEYGVYSNVLTTNGYAAYFLGEVSLGTTSGNTYSLPNSRGTNGQVMQTDGLGNVTWQNPTTNTDNQQIDSFSFNSSTNELTLEIEDDGQPPQIVDLSGLNPQKAIARLFMSASQTETGSGITKVNFDAAQFDIGSNFNMTTDAYEIPETAIYRVTAQITMDASTGTGTFDVRIRVNGTQERRAEYNHTGNGQIVRQITSILSLAAGDTLDIAFNRPAIGATIQANSRATFFEIEQL; encoded by the coding sequence ATGAAGACATTTACAATTACCCTATTCTTAATTTTATCCTGTTTTGCCTTTTCACAAGTTGGAGTTGGTAATACAAACCCAAAGGCTAGTTTAGATATTTCAGCTTCCAATACAACAACACCAACCAATGAAGACGGTATTTTGATACCTAGAATAGATAATTTTCCAACTTCAAATCCCTCAACAGACCAGGATGGAATGATGGTTTTTGTAACCGGAAATGGCACAGCAGCAAAAGGCTTTTATTATTGGAATCAGGCAACGACATCATGGAATAGTATTGCTGGAGCCAAACAAATAAACGATTTAAATGACGGCAAAAGTGATAACGATGGTAGTGATGATGGGTCTTCTTTATTTTTAGGAGTTGATGCTGGTGCTAATGACGACAGCTCTAACAACCGAAATGTTGGCATAGGGTTTCAAGCCTTGCAGAGTAATACTTTTAGTTGGGGAAATACAGCTATTGGTAATCAAGCCATGCAAGCTAACACAAGTGGTATGAATAATACAGCTACAGGTGCTGGTAGTTTATCTGATAATTTAAGTGGAGTTGATAATGCTGCTTTTGGAAATACCACACTATCAGCCAATACATCAGGAAGTTTTAATTCAGCAATAGGTTTTGCCGCTTTAAACTCTAACACAAATGGTAATTATAATATTGCTCTAGGGTACTGGACTTTATTAAATAATAATTCAGGAGATCGAAACGTAGCTTTAGGTTCTAGCTCAGGTTACACCAATACTACAGGAAGCAATAATGTTTTTATCGGTTATCAATCGGGTTATTTTGAAACAGGTTCAGAAAAATTATACATAGAAAACTCTAATTCAGATTCTAATAATGCTCTAATTTATGGTGAATTCGATAATAATATTTTAAGAACAAATGGTGAACTTCAAATAGGAAACCCAACAATAACGGGTTATGCCTTTCCATCCACAGATGGCACAAATGGTCAAGTTCTAACAACAGATGGTTCTGGAAATGTTAGTTTCCAAAATACTGTTGGAGATGGCACTGGCACTGACAACCAAAACCTAACCGCAGCAACACTCACAGGAACAACGCTTAACCTAGGCATTCAAAATGGGACAGGAACTTCAGTAAATTTAGCAAGTTTAACTGACGATAGTGACTGGGTACCTGTAGGTGCAAATATTGAAAGGCAAAGTGGTGATGTTTACATTGGAAATACTAATGCTACAAATAATAATATTTATATAAGCAATAATATTATCGATTGGGATGATACTAATTATTATCTGAATCCAGATGATATGAGCGTCATGGATGAAATTCAATTTGATAATGGTACTGCTGCAGATCCAAGTATATTTTTTAAAGATATAAACACCGGTTTTTTTAGCCCATCAAACGCGGTAACAGCCTATTCAGTAAATGGAAACGAATCGTTTAGAATTCAAAATGACGGAGAAATAAGTATCGGTTTAATAGGAGCTACCAATTATAAATTCAGTCTTAATTCTCTTATCAATCAAAATACAATTAGAATTGGCAATGACGTCTTTAGTAGTGATAATTTTGTGGATATATATCACAGTGCACAACGTGGTAATGCTATGAACATCTCTGTAAATGATCCATATTCTTTAGCTTCACGATCAGGTATATCGGTATTTAATGAACTTGGCGATACCAATGTCGATATTGCCAAATACGCAACTGGATCAAGTAATATTTATGGCTTGGAAATTTACATTCCTGAAGACATCGTTGGTACAGAGTATGGAGTTTATTCAAACGTTCTCACAACTAATGGATATGCCGCTTACTTTTTGGGTGAAGTTTCTCTAGGAACTACTTCAGGCAATACATACAGTTTACCAAACTCTAGAGGTACAAACGGACAAGTCATGCAAACCGATGGCTTAGGAAATGTGACTTGGCAAAACCCGACAACTAACACCGACAACCAGCAAATAGACTCTTTTAGCTTTAACTCGTCAACTAATGAACTAACGCTCGAAATAGAAGACGATGGGCAACCTCCTCAAATTGTAGACCTCTCCGGTCTAAACCCACAAAAGGCAATCGCACGACTATTCATGAGTGCTTCACAAACCGAAACCGGAAGTGGCATCACAAAAGTTAATTTTGATGCCGCACAATTTGATATTGGTAGCAATTTTAACATGACAACCGACGCGTACGAAATACCTGAAACTGCCATTTATCGCGTTACTGCTCAAATTACAATGGATGCTTCAACCGGAACCGGAACTTTCGATGTTCGTATTCGTGTAAATGGCACACAGGAAAGACGAGCAGAATACAATCATACAGGTAATGGACAAATCGTAAGACAAATCACAAGTATTTTGAGTCTCGCAGCAGGAGACACCTTAGATATTGCATTTAACCGTCCAGCCATTGGAGCAACCATTCAAGCTAACTCAAGAGCTACATTTTTTGAAATTGAACAATTATAA
- a CDS encoding cupin domain-containing protein yields the protein MKRQNFLKSLGGISLLALIPNFSITKHLKTLTGNLKGKIIRNNDGTRLNVIGDIQTHKLVGSDTNNQIVEWVDDVEPGVGIPPHIHTKEDEIFRVIKGEIEIMVDGKTTVLKAGDVAFAPKNIPHSWKVVGTEKAHMITSAFPAGIELMFKELNDLPSGPPDFKVVSEICGKYGLTFMT from the coding sequence ATGAAACGACAAAACTTTTTAAAATCATTGGGCGGAATCAGCCTCTTAGCGTTAATTCCAAATTTTTCAATCACAAAGCATTTAAAAACATTAACAGGTAATTTAAAAGGAAAAATCATTAGAAATAACGATGGGACTCGCTTAAATGTTATTGGTGATATTCAAACGCATAAGCTTGTGGGCAGTGACACTAACAATCAAATTGTAGAATGGGTAGATGATGTAGAACCTGGTGTAGGCATTCCACCTCACATCCATACCAAAGAAGATGAAATATTTAGAGTGATTAAAGGAGAAATTGAAATCATGGTAGATGGTAAAACTACGGTACTCAAAGCTGGTGATGTTGCTTTTGCCCCCAAAAATATTCCGCATTCATGGAAAGTAGTAGGCACAGAAAAAGCACATATGATAACCAGTGCCTTTCCTGCCGGAATTGAATTAATGTTCAAAGAACTAAACGATTTACCTTCTGGACCACCAGACTTCAAAGTGGTTTCAGAAATATGTGGTAAATACGGACTCACATTTATGACATAA
- the polA gene encoding DNA polymerase I, whose product MSDQKRLFLVDAYALIFRGYYAFIKNPRINSKGEDTSAIMGFMNSLLDVIKRERPDHLAVCFDKGGSVDRVEMYEEYKANRDETPEGIRTAIPHICNILEAMHIPIMVKEGYEADDVIGTLSRQAEKEGYKTFMVTPDKDFAQLVTDNIFMYRPVFGGGYETWGIPEVQKKFEVTEPMQVIDFLGMMGDSSDNIPGLPGVGEKTAKKFLKAYGSMENLLANTHELKGKMKEKIEANKELGLLSKQLATIMLDVPVEFNAKDFELDHPDVEKVKEIFQELEFRRLTDNFLKTFAPQEESTSTSKTVTSSPIKKSSSNSASSSSSNAGAGQFSLFGASTTPSDQNQNVSENARKTSQTYSHFYQSVASGMATKLFVKNLMNQTSVCFDTETTGLNPLTAELVGIAFSWEVGKGFYVPFPEDKSEAQNLIEILRPFFENENIEKIGQNLKYDIKVLAKYNVDVKGKLFDTMLAHYLINPDMRHGMDVLAETYLNYTPISITELIGKKGKNQLSMREVPLEKQTEYAVEDADITLQLKEHFQTELGEANTQKLFDDIEIPLLRVLAAMELEGINLDTEFLNSLSEQLNNDISNLEQEIYATAGEEFNIASPKQLGIILFEKMKLVDKPKKTKTGQYSTAEDVLSYLAKDHDIIQKILDFRGLSKLKSTYVDALPLQVEPSTSRVHTDYMQTVAATGRLSSNNPNLQNIPIRTERGRQVRKAFVPRNEDYTLLAADYSQIELRIIAALSEEETMIEAFKNGEDIHASTASKVFNVSLDEVTREQRSNAKTVNFGIIYGVSAFGLSNQTDLSRGEAKELIDTYYETYPKLKAYMGKQVDFARDNGYVQTVLGRRRYLKDINSRNAVVRGAAERNAVNAPIQGSAADIIKIAMINIYNKLEAGNYKSKMLLQVHDELVFDVYKPELEELKTLIKTEMENAYKMDVPLDVEIDTGVNWLEAH is encoded by the coding sequence ATGTCAGACCAAAAGCGCCTTTTTCTAGTTGATGCCTATGCCCTTATTTTTCGAGGCTATTATGCCTTTATAAAAAATCCAAGAATAAATTCTAAAGGCGAAGATACCTCAGCCATTATGGGATTTATGAATTCTCTTTTAGACGTTATCAAACGTGAGCGCCCAGACCATCTGGCCGTTTGTTTTGATAAAGGTGGAAGTGTAGATCGGGTAGAAATGTATGAGGAATATAAAGCCAACAGAGATGAAACACCAGAAGGGATAAGAACTGCCATTCCACATATCTGCAATATTTTGGAAGCCATGCACATTCCCATCATGGTAAAGGAAGGTTACGAGGCTGATGACGTTATTGGTACACTTTCTAGACAAGCCGAAAAAGAAGGCTATAAAACTTTTATGGTAACTCCGGACAAGGATTTTGCACAATTGGTAACTGACAATATTTTTATGTACCGACCAGTTTTTGGTGGCGGTTATGAAACTTGGGGCATCCCTGAGGTTCAGAAAAAATTTGAAGTCACAGAACCAATGCAAGTCATAGACTTTTTAGGTATGATGGGAGATTCGTCGGATAACATTCCTGGATTACCTGGTGTTGGCGAAAAAACAGCCAAGAAATTTTTAAAGGCTTATGGCAGTATGGAAAACCTTTTAGCAAATACACATGAGCTAAAAGGAAAAATGAAAGAAAAGATTGAGGCCAATAAAGAGCTTGGCTTGCTATCAAAACAACTGGCAACTATTATGCTAGATGTTCCTGTAGAGTTTAATGCCAAAGATTTTGAACTTGATCATCCAGATGTTGAAAAAGTAAAGGAAATTTTTCAGGAATTAGAGTTTAGACGATTGACCGATAACTTCTTAAAGACCTTTGCACCTCAAGAAGAGTCAACCTCCACTTCAAAAACTGTCACTTCGAGTCCAATCAAGAAGTCCTCGTCAAATTCAGCCTCAAGTTCAAGCTCTAATGCAGGTGCTGGACAATTTTCATTGTTTGGCGCTTCAACTACACCCAGCGACCAAAACCAAAACGTTTCAGAAAATGCTCGTAAAACCTCTCAAACCTATTCACATTTTTATCAAAGTGTAGCATCTGGTATGGCCACTAAATTGTTTGTCAAAAACTTAATGAACCAAACATCGGTTTGTTTTGATACGGAAACCACTGGCCTAAATCCTTTAACTGCAGAATTAGTTGGTATCGCATTTTCATGGGAAGTTGGTAAAGGGTTTTACGTACCTTTTCCAGAAGATAAATCTGAAGCCCAAAACTTAATTGAAATATTAAGACCATTTTTCGAAAATGAAAACATTGAAAAAATTGGTCAGAATTTAAAATATGACATTAAGGTTTTAGCTAAATACAATGTGGATGTTAAAGGAAAGCTTTTCGACACCATGTTAGCACATTACCTTATCAATCCAGATATGCGACATGGTATGGATGTTTTGGCAGAAACCTATTTGAACTATACACCTATTTCCATAACAGAACTCATTGGCAAAAAAGGCAAAAACCAATTGTCCATGCGAGAGGTGCCTCTAGAAAAACAAACGGAATATGCGGTTGAAGATGCAGATATTACCTTGCAATTAAAAGAACATTTTCAAACCGAACTAGGTGAAGCCAATACCCAAAAATTGTTTGATGATATTGAAATTCCGTTGTTGCGGGTTTTGGCAGCTATGGAATTGGAAGGTATTAATTTAGATACCGAATTCCTGAATTCCTTATCCGAACAGCTCAACAATGATATATCAAATCTTGAACAGGAAATTTATGCAACCGCAGGAGAAGAATTCAACATCGCCTCGCCAAAGCAACTAGGGATTATTTTGTTCGAAAAGATGAAACTCGTTGATAAGCCCAAGAAAACCAAAACAGGTCAATATTCCACAGCCGAAGACGTATTGAGTTATTTGGCAAAAGACCACGATATTATTCAGAAAATTTTAGATTTTAGAGGACTTTCAAAATTGAAGAGTACGTATGTTGATGCGCTACCATTACAAGTAGAACCTTCAACAAGCAGAGTCCACACCGATTATATGCAAACAGTTGCTGCTACAGGTCGTTTGAGTAGTAATAATCCTAATTTACAGAACATTCCCATCCGAACCGAACGTGGTCGCCAAGTGCGAAAAGCGTTTGTACCAAGAAATGAAGATTATACTTTGCTCGCTGCCGATTATTCGCAAATTGAATTACGGATTATTGCGGCTTTAAGTGAAGAGGAAACAATGATTGAAGCGTTTAAGAATGGCGAGGATATTCATGCCTCTACCGCTTCAAAAGTATTTAATGTATCATTAGATGAAGTCACCAGGGAACAACGAAGTAATGCCAAAACGGTCAACTTCGGAATAATTTATGGTGTGTCTGCTTTCGGGTTAAGTAACCAAACCGATTTATCACGTGGCGAAGCCAAAGAACTCATAGACACGTATTACGAAACCTATCCCAAACTCAAAGCCTATATGGGCAAGCAAGTAGATTTTGCAAGGGATAATGGTTATGTGCAAACCGTTTTGGGCCGTCGTCGTTATTTAAAGGATATCAACTCACGCAACGCTGTGGTTAGAGGTGCTGCAGAACGAAATGCCGTAAATGCACCGATACAAGGAAGTGCTGCAGATATTATTAAAATTGCCATGATCAATATTTATAACAAACTAGAAGCAGGCAATTATAAATCGAAAATGCTCTTACAAGTCCATGATGAATTGGTGTTTGATGTTTACAAACCAGAACTTGAAGAACTCAAGACTTTGATCAAAACTGAGATGGAAAATGCTTATAAAATGGATGTTCCTTTGGATGTCGAAATTGATACAGGTGTGAATTGGTTGGAGGCGCATTGA
- a CDS encoding CHAT domain-containing protein, translating into MKIAICISIVLPVLVDSQQKPEIEQKIEDSIIRQINTLREEASKLSNVDKAQKAIEKLEYSLQLFNDNTIKNNTLQFGLYVDLSQVYNIESIRNELKSIEYVNKAEALATEKDVKTYDLINFYISLGANEYEESKYEKSLGYITIAYNILKERKKKLKEEIGFSSEKKLEATLLEWFVSLNFSLQNENELLESHRRLENFYEENNHFKDIDYYYALGSFRVGRFYQPNNADKAEYYFNKAETKGDRNIKIYSNVCKGFAFLGAEQFDKIPALIKKLKNFQDLNKFQELNLHEIASRYYSETNNIDELTIHANKALKLLNTSDEPINVLNFNSKDFEPITQLKYPILLNQFALFLEQTNKPELVTTSTELFKIGLKQFADRIDRKPINNHFANYDIIRNRNLKHLIQEEASIEVKQDILSQIERIENRATLNRLLFNRELADRKSNLDSLFSEENKLREEITQIKQKQIEKDTLLNQQLFELSLQLDDINQQLINENPKIFSLNSSEFDLSSIRLEKNTKVIKYIKSENELFRVIISNSDISIKNIGAYTAIETDIISFLNTIKNLNNSNGYENLSKKLYNLLLSDIEIVNNTIIIAEASLRNLPFELLKEDENYLIEKTSISYVSGLSYLNSQLYKSNSYDENITFFAPSYNSFSPSVNELAVRGEAYNLKGAKEEVRLLNKLVDGIVFENENASKSQFFSLNSNSAVLHLAGHAFLNNKDPELSHIVFSDNEEDNKLFISELYGFKSNAELAVLSACNTGVGGYQDGDGLISLSQAFMYSGIPATVSSLWSAPDISTKQIMVSFYGYLNEGLTKSKALRNAKLDYLKNTDNLKLKHPYYWAGFVLYGNDSPINFNTSGMPFYYWFIIGVLGTLLLVYLFSIKKKNSSQNARAI; encoded by the coding sequence TTGAAAATAGCAATCTGCATTTCAATAGTATTGCCAGTCCTCGTCGATTCACAACAGAAACCAGAAATAGAGCAAAAGATTGAGGACTCAATTATTAGACAAATTAATACCCTTAGAGAAGAGGCTTCAAAATTAAGTAATGTTGATAAGGCTCAGAAGGCCATCGAAAAACTTGAATATAGCTTACAACTTTTTAATGATAACACTATTAAAAATAACACCTTACAATTCGGTCTTTATGTAGATTTATCTCAAGTCTACAATATAGAATCCATTAGAAATGAACTAAAAAGTATAGAATATGTAAACAAAGCCGAGGCTTTAGCGACTGAAAAAGATGTAAAAACCTATGATTTGATCAATTTTTATATCTCATTAGGCGCAAATGAGTATGAAGAATCGAAATATGAAAAAAGCTTGGGATATATTACAATAGCCTATAATATTTTAAAAGAAAGGAAGAAGAAACTCAAGGAAGAAATAGGTTTTAGTTCAGAAAAAAAACTTGAAGCAACACTACTAGAATGGTTTGTATCACTTAACTTTTCGTTGCAAAATGAAAACGAATTATTAGAATCCCACAGAAGACTAGAAAATTTCTACGAAGAAAATAACCATTTTAAGGATATAGATTATTACTATGCTCTAGGCAGTTTTAGAGTTGGTCGTTTTTACCAACCTAATAATGCGGATAAAGCTGAATATTACTTTAATAAAGCTGAAACAAAAGGTGACAGAAACATAAAGATCTACTCTAATGTCTGTAAAGGGTTTGCCTTTTTAGGTGCAGAGCAATTTGATAAAATCCCTGCCTTAATAAAAAAATTGAAAAATTTTCAAGATCTCAATAAGTTTCAAGAACTTAATCTTCATGAAATTGCCTCCAGATACTATTCAGAAACCAATAATATTGACGAACTTACCATCCATGCCAATAAAGCTCTAAAATTGCTTAATACTAGTGACGAACCAATCAATGTTTTAAATTTTAATTCAAAGGATTTTGAGCCAATAACACAACTAAAATACCCTATTCTCTTAAATCAGTTTGCACTGTTTTTAGAGCAAACTAATAAACCTGAATTAGTTACAACTTCAACTGAGCTTTTTAAAATTGGACTTAAACAATTTGCAGACCGAATTGACCGAAAACCAATAAACAATCACTTTGCAAACTATGATATTATTAGGAATAGAAATCTTAAACATTTAATACAAGAAGAAGCTTCTATAGAGGTTAAACAAGATATATTATCTCAAATTGAGCGTATTGAAAACAGAGCAACTTTAAACCGTTTGTTATTTAATAGAGAACTTGCAGATAGAAAATCGAATTTAGACAGTTTATTCTCCGAAGAGAATAAACTAAGAGAAGAAATCACCCAAATTAAGCAGAAGCAGATAGAAAAGGATACGCTTCTAAATCAGCAATTATTTGAGTTAAGTCTTCAGCTAGATGATATAAACCAACAATTAATTAATGAAAATCCAAAAATATTTAGTTTGAATTCATCAGAGTTCGATTTGAGTTCTATAAGATTAGAAAAAAATACTAAGGTCATAAAATATATCAAGTCTGAAAATGAACTCTTTAGGGTTATTATTTCTAATTCTGATATTTCAATCAAAAATATTGGCGCTTACACTGCAATTGAAACCGATATAATTTCCTTTTTAAACACTATTAAAAATCTAAATAATAGTAATGGTTATGAAAACTTGAGCAAAAAACTCTATAACCTTCTTTTGAGTGATATAGAAATAGTTAATAATACTATTATAATAGCCGAAGCCTCTTTGAGAAATTTACCTTTTGAACTTTTGAAAGAGGATGAAAACTACCTTATAGAAAAAACGTCTATTTCTTATGTCTCTGGACTTAGTTATTTAAATTCTCAATTATATAAGTCGAATTCCTACGATGAGAACATAACTTTTTTCGCTCCATCTTATAACAGCTTTTCACCATCGGTCAACGAACTCGCCGTTAGAGGTGAAGCCTATAATCTAAAAGGCGCTAAAGAAGAAGTAAGGTTATTAAATAAGCTTGTAGATGGTATTGTATTTGAAAATGAAAACGCTTCTAAATCTCAATTTTTTAGTCTTAACAGTAATTCTGCTGTATTGCATCTCGCAGGACATGCTTTTTTAAATAATAAAGATCCTGAATTAAGTCATATTGTTTTTTCCGATAACGAAGAAGACAATAAACTATTTATCTCGGAATTATATGGTTTTAAGAGTAATGCAGAGTTAGCCGTTTTAAGTGCCTGCAATACAGGTGTTGGAGGTTATCAAGATGGAGATGGTCTTATTTCACTTTCTCAAGCTTTTATGTACTCTGGAATACCAGCAACAGTATCTAGCCTGTGGAGTGCGCCAGATATTTCTACCAAGCAGATTATGGTATCCTTTTATGGCTATTTAAATGAAGGATTGACTAAATCAAAAGCATTAAGAAATGCTAAGCTAGACTACCTTAAAAATACTGATAATTTAAAATTAAAACATCCATATTATTGGGCTGGATTTGTGCTTTACGGAAATGATAGTCCTATTAATTTTAATACATCCGGAATGCCTTTTTACTATTGGTTTATAATAGGAGTTTTAGGAACTTTACTGTTAGTTTATCTATTCAGTATAAAAAAGAAAAACAGCTCACAAAATGCGCGAGCTATTTGA
- a CDS encoding T9SS type A sorting domain-containing protein, which produces MKKITLISFILITAISYSQTVSIPDPNFEQALIDLNIDNSSPTNEIDGFLNITPAVTGSSSLNISAKGITDLTGIDQFSSLETLSCENNDITTVDFSSNLLLTHLFIYNNNLESLDLSQNSNLEVLWCQSNEITQLLLPTNSVLNSLECHFNNLSTINLSNSTALEKLRIQHNNLTNLDLSSLVLLEDLDAFDNGLETINLDNCASLQKMSLRNNNLTQLEIENKPSLFRMLLQYNELTSLTVKNVDYDNFNFNLNLQGNTNLSCVEVTDPDYSNANWDWLSLVTYSSDCSPIYITIPDSNFEQALIDLNIDSDGIINGQVLESDVVSIQFLNLFSKNISDLTGIEAFESLEGLYAFDNNLTSIDISNNALLTDLVLSSNALTEIDLTNNPNLTALTLSNNQIESLDLSSNSLLEGLYVQNNVLTTIEVSSLAALSQIFIDQNDLVELDLSQNSMLSQVSCTENNLLNFNIQNGNNTNIGFNDFNASLNPNLECIEVDDVDYSVLTWINVDSLSSYSIDCAPINDDCSFATSITLGQDTPGTTVNSTSSVFNPACQQEGIVVFDVWYQFIAPASGSVTMTLGVPIAVAKVAIYEDCMTQNPLACAQDELQINNLNAGQTYFLQVWLEVSGSGRLSSQNQVGSFVLNVQDSALLSTGLDNELRELTFYPNPAEDKVIIAGYEFIESYQIFDITGKMVLSNSQIKSLSHSIDISLLSKGIYMLRIKGENKSITKKLLIK; this is translated from the coding sequence ATGAAAAAAATTACACTTATCAGCTTTATACTGATTACGGCAATTAGCTATTCGCAAACAGTAAGTATTCCAGATCCTAATTTTGAACAAGCACTTATAGATCTTAATATTGATAACTCTTCACCTACTAATGAGATAGATGGTTTTTTGAATATTACACCAGCGGTAACAGGTAGCAGCTCACTTAATATTTCTGCAAAAGGCATTACGGATTTAACTGGTATAGACCAGTTTTCAAGTCTTGAAACCCTGTCCTGTGAAAACAATGATATTACTACGGTAGATTTTTCTAGCAACCTGTTGCTTACGCACTTGTTTATCTATAATAATAATTTAGAGAGTTTAGATTTAAGCCAGAACAGTAACTTAGAAGTGTTATGGTGCCAGTCTAATGAAATTACACAGTTATTACTGCCCACTAATTCTGTTTTAAATTCTCTTGAATGTCACTTCAATAATTTATCGACTATAAATCTTTCTAATTCTACAGCATTAGAAAAATTAAGAATTCAACATAACAATCTAACAAATTTAGATCTGAGCAGCCTTGTTTTATTGGAAGATTTGGATGCTTTTGATAACGGTCTTGAAACTATTAACCTCGATAATTGTGCATCTTTGCAAAAAATGAGTCTTAGAAATAATAATTTAACGCAACTAGAAATTGAAAATAAACCCTCACTTTTTAGAATGTTGTTACAATACAATGAGCTCACCAGCTTGACGGTTAAGAATGTAGATTATGACAATTTTAATTTTAATTTAAACTTACAAGGGAATACTAATTTATCTTGTGTTGAAGTTACTGATCCTGATTATAGTAATGCAAATTGGGATTGGTTAAGTCTGGTAACCTATAGTAGTGATTGTTCACCAATTTATATTACTATTCCAGATTCTAATTTTGAACAAGCGCTTATAGACTTGAATATTGATTCTGATGGGATCATAAACGGACAAGTTTTAGAATCTGATGTAGTTTCCATTCAGTTTTTAAATTTATTTAGCAAAAACATTTCTGATCTAACTGGTATAGAGGCTTTTGAATCTTTAGAGGGTTTGTATGCTTTTGATAATAATCTAACAAGTATAGATATAAGTAATAATGCATTGCTAACCGATTTGGTTTTATCATCAAATGCGCTTACGGAAATAGATTTAACTAATAACCCTAATTTAACGGCACTTACGCTTAGCAATAATCAAATTGAATCTTTAGATTTATCAAGCAACTCGCTTCTTGAGGGTTTATATGTTCAAAATAATGTATTAACAACCATAGAGGTGAGTTCGCTTGCGGCATTGTCACAAATTTTTATAGATCAAAATGATTTAGTTGAGTTGGATTTATCTCAGAATTCAATGTTAAGTCAAGTATCCTGCACTGAGAACAATTTGCTGAACTTTAATATCCAAAACGGAAATAATACAAATATTGGATTTAACGATTTTAATGCATCTTTAAACCCAAACCTAGAATGCATTGAAGTAGATGATGTTGATTACAGTGTTTTAACTTGGATTAATGTAGACAGCCTATCGTCCTACAGTATAGATTGCGCACCAATTAATGATGACTGTTCATTTGCGACTTCTATAACGCTAGGACAAGATACACCAGGTACAACTGTGAATAGTACATCAAGTGTTTTTAATCCAGCCTGTCAGCAAGAAGGTATTGTTGTATTTGATGTTTGGTATCAATTTATTGCACCAGCAAGTGGAAGCGTTACAATGACACTTGGTGTGCCTATAGCAGTTGCTAAAGTCGCAATTTACGAAGACTGTATGACACAAAATCCTTTGGCGTGTGCACAGGATGAATTACAAATCAATAATTTAAATGCAGGTCAAACTTATTTCTTGCAAGTGTGGTTAGAGGTTTCAGGTTCAGGTAGATTATCTAGCCAAAACCAAGTAGGAAGTTTTGTGCTTAATGTTCAAGATTCTGCTTTGTTATCTACAGGCCTAGATAATGAACTTAGGGAGCTAACATTTTACCCTAATCCTGCCGAAGATAAAGTTATCATAGCTGGTTATGAATTTATTGAGAGTTATCAAATATTTGATATAACAGGTAAGATGGTTTTGTCTAATTCACAAATAAAATCACTTAGTCATTCTATTGATATCAGTTTACTTTCTAAAGGAATTTACATGCTAAGAATTAAAGGTGAAAACAAATCAATAACCAAAAAGCTATTAATTAAATAA